CGGTCTGCGTTAAAGAGACAACCTCCATTCCGGATGCGGTGGAACGGATGAACCAGTCCAAAACAGGATGCGTCCTCGTGGAGGGGAGTGAGGGGGAATTGAAGGGGATTTTAACCGAACGCGACATCCTTCTTCGCGTCATGGGAAAAAGCGGCGATCTTTCCAAAGCGACCGTCGCGCAGGCGATGACGGCGAACGTGGAGACTTTGGACGAAGACGACACGCTGGCCTACGCCCTCCATCAGATGTCGGTGCACCGGTGCCGGCATATTCCGATCATCCGAAAGAACAAAAAACCGGGGGTGGTGAGCGTCCTCGATCTGCTCTGCCATCTCGCCAAATTGTTTCCCGAAAAACCGGGGTAACTCCCCCTTTTCCCAACTATCGGATTAATGCGTTACCCTCCAAATCCCGTAGTTTCTTATCTTCTTGAAAATCGTCGAACGGGCCATCCCCAAAAGATCGGCCGCCCTCGCCTTGTTCCCTTGTGTCGTTCGCAATGCCAGCTCGATTTTTTCTCTTTCAACGCTCTTCATCTGAAACAGCGCCTCTCTTCCGGGGGCGATTCTCAAAAACTCGATATGCCCCGCTTCGATGACTGGTCCCTTGGAAAGAAACAGGCTTCGGAGGATCACGTTCTTCAGTTCTCTCACATTGCCGGGCCAAGGATGCTCC
This is a stretch of genomic DNA from Deltaproteobacteria bacterium. It encodes these proteins:
- a CDS encoding CBS domain-containing protein, coding for MKCPYCGYDNIAGTDACENCLQDLASRDGISVPRARIQKVLMSDPIAKVPPHEAVCVKETTSIPDAVERMNQSKTGCVLVEGSEGELKGILTERDILLRVMGKSGDLSKATVAQAMTANVETLDEDDTLAYALHQMSVHRCRHIPIIRKNKKPGVVSVLDLLCHLAKLFPEKPG